The genomic stretch TGTAAGGACTGGAATTGCTGtgcacaatgacaaaaaaaaaaccagattaaACGTGAAACTATTTCACTCATCTTAACATTGATCCCCGTGTGTCTTTTTTGGCAACTTGTTTGCAGTTGTACATCTCTGTTGCCCCAGCAAAAGTGAATCCTTTTCACTCTTCCTACTGCGAACAAAATGGTCACAGTTCTTGCATGCAATGCCAAGTTGGTTAAACTTAAAGTTCGTTAGACCAGAAAGACACATTACTGGATTGTTAAATCTTCTGTTTTTGAATGTGTTTTGGTTGAGAACAAGGATCACAACTGTAAACAGTATTACTGACACTTACTTTAGCCATCTGCATTGTTAGCCCTCAATGTTTTCTAACCTTTCCCGTGTTTTCAGGTGCAAGATTTACTTGAATTAATCTTTTCACCTCTTAGCAATCCCATCATGTCTTAAAAGGAAACTTGTCAAACTGACTTTAGAGCCAccaaataaatctgttttatgGTCTCCTTTAGATACCCACCGACCTCAGAACCCCTCACAGTGGAAGGTTCCCTGTTCTCCTGAAGTCATCTCTCCCTGGTCACCTTCTCTGGGTTGTTAAGAACGTGTTGAAATGTGAGAAGGGCTGGTAGTGGCCGGGGTTTTCACAGCACTTTGTCTGGCTTGCAGCTGCAAACAGCGGATATGAACTTAACCAGTCTCTCGCTGCAGTGCAGCTGGCTCTGCTCTGTCTTTGTAACTGGCTGAAGTAAAATGAAATGGCTGGAAAATTCCAGTCAAGTTAACACCAGTGGGAACGTGTGGAATTAAACAGTGTGCGCAAATGCTGGCTGGGTTGGGGAAAACTTCAGACGTAAGCTTGAGGGTGGTAGTGAGGTTTGGGGGCCATTTCTGGCTTTTTAACAAGGGTCCATTGTTTTGACTACTACTTTTGCAGGAGCTTAGAGGTGCTTGCCATCGGAGTAACTTACAGAGCGAGGGGCTTGTCAGTCTGCCCTCTGGACCCAAATcacccaaccctttattctgtttttttcatttgaaaaaaaaaaagtaacaaaaaaattaaactgttaCCACATTAGTGACAGACAATAAGTCAGATCTCAGCTGCTCCCTCAGGTGGCTCTGGGGAACTGCTCCTTCTTTGGGCTAGAGACCCTCATCCTCTTCCTACTTCCCTCTCTCGTCACATGTCCGCTGCAGAAACGGGAGCAGGCTCACTTCTTCAGTTGTGTTTATAGCTGCTATAGAGGAAGGATTCTGCAGGGAAGGAAATGGCCCAATAGAAGGAAGGTTTTGTATtatcaatgcatttttttttccctgaacttTTTGCTTCCTTTGGAAAATTGAGAGCTGAGAAAGACATGGAGTCCGAGGCCCCTGGCGCTGTTTGGGAAAACATCTTCGTTACTAGGTTTGGGGCGTGTTATCTGCCAGTGCTTGAGAGCTTTGCCAGTGACGCAGAGCATTTGATGAAGAGACTTGAAGAAATctctcgccgggcgatggtggcgcacgcctttaatcccagcactcgggaggcagaggcaggcggatctctgtgagttcgagaccagcctggtctacagagctagttccaggacaggctccaaaaccacagaaaaaccctgtctcgaaaaacaaaaaaaaaagaaagaaatctctcaCGAGGCGCATGATTGGCGGTTGTTGCAGGTGCCCCCCACCCAAAGCCTGTTTCATCTCTCAGTGCTTATATTCAGTTTGTAGTGGTGAGTCCTGGGAACTCACCATGGGGATGGTTCAGTGAAGGATCTCTTTAGAGGTGAGACTTAGATATGTCAGTAATGAAGTCCCTCGGAACTTCTGTGTAGCTTAAAAAGAAACCCCGAGCCCTGACCCCAGCTATACTATGCCTGGTATgggagataaataaaaattatcaagaaaagtGGACGGTTTCCCAACAGGGGTGCTCTCTGTGTCGGGAAAGCTTCACGTTTGGGAGAGctccctgctcctgtggagtGCACTGTTCAGCCCGCAGCGTGTGGGAGAGctccctgctcctgtggagtGCACTGTTCAGCCCNNNNNNNNNNNNNNNNNNNNNNNNNNNNNNNNNNNNNNNNNNNNNNNNNNNNNNNNNNNNNNNNNNNNNNNNNNNNNNNNNNNNNNNNNNNNNNNNNNNNNNNNNNNNNNNNNNNCAGCGTGTGGGAGAGctccctgctcctgtggagtGCACTGTTCAGCCCGCAGCGTGTTAACCTGTCCGTCCTCCGTTCCACAGATCACTATCATCTTCAAAGCGCACCACGAGTGTACGGATCAGAAAGTGTACCAAGCTGTGACAGATGACCTGCCAGCAGCCTTTGTGGATGGCACCACCAGTGGCGGGGATGGAGATATCAAGAGTCTTCACATCGTGGAGAGGGAGAGTGGCCGTTACGTAGAGATGCATGCCCGCTACATAGGTACCACAGTGTTTGTACGGCAGCTGGGTCGCTACCTAACCCTTGCTATCCGAATGCCCGAAGACTTGGCCATGTCCTATGAGGAGAGCCAGGACCTGCAGCTGTGTGTGAACGGCTGCCCCACCAGTGAATGCATTGATGACGGACAAGGCCAGGTGTCCGCCATCCTGGGGCACAGCCTGCCGCACACCACCTCAGCGCAGGCCTGGCCTGGCTACACACTGGAGACTGCCAGCACCCAATGCCATGAGAAGATGCCGGTGAAGGACATCTACTTCCAGTCTTGTGTCTTTGACCTGCTCACCACTGGTGATGCCAACTTTACCGCTGCAGCCCACAGTGCCTTGGAGGACGTGGAGGCCCTGCATCCCAGGAAGGAGCGCTGGCACATCTTCCCCAGCAGCAGCCGTGCAGGGGGCACTGACTTGTCTGCTATTCTTGGACTCACATGCCTGGTCCTTATTGTGTTTTTGtagggcttgtttgtttttgttttggtttgttttgtttttttttttctgggtctttttttttgtctataacaaaattttaaatatatattgtcaTAATATATTGAGTGAAagagtatatatatgtatataccatgTATATGACAGATGTTTGTCCTGGAACACCAGATTGTACATTATGTGTTTGGCTGTTTTCACATATGTTGGTTGTAGTGTTTTTGATTgtatcaattttattttgcaGTTTTGTGAAATGTTTTATAATGTCCCTGCCTAGGGACTTCTTAGaaagcactttattttttatatattaaatatttatgtgtgtacctGGCTAATATGTACagtgcatatacacagacaccaCAACAGTCCATTTGAAGGTGACCAGTTTGTAGCTACCCTGGGTGTTCCTCCTGCACTTCCCATTGCTACTGATTTGCCAAGATGGAGCTGTCTCTCTACCTGGAGTGTCAATTTGAGAGGAAAGTTGTTCCCGCCCTTGCAAGTACTTTTGATTCTTAAAACACGGATCTCACTTAAGAGCCCCGTTTCTAGCAACTCACTTTCTCAGAACGTGGGGACGATATTGCTACAACTGCAGTCCTTCTTACTCTGATTGTGACATTTGAGCACATGTGGCCTGTGAGGTTGACCGTTTGTGAAGAGTCTGGTGATGGCT from Microtus ochrogaster isolate Prairie Vole_2 linkage group LG9, MicOch1.0, whole genome shotgun sequence encodes the following:
- the Rgmb gene encoding RGM domain family member B; the protein is PPPLLLLLLSLGLLHAGDCQQPAQCRIQKCTTDFVSLTSHLNSAADGFDSEFCKALRAYAGCTQRTSKACRGNLVYHSAVLGISDLMSQRNCSKDGPTSSTNPEVTHDPCNYHSHGGVREHRGGDQSPPNYLFCGLFGDPHLRTFKDHFQTCKVEGAWPLIDNNYLSVQVTNVPVVPGSSATATNKITIIFKAHHECTDQKVYQAVTDDLPAAFVDGTTSGGDGDIKSLHIVERESGRYVEMHARYIGTTVFVRQLGRYLTLAIRMPEDLAMSYEESQDLQLCVNGCPTSECIDDGQGQVSAILGHSLPHTTSAQAWPGYTLETASTQCHEKMPVKDIYFQSCVFDLLTTGDANFTAAAHSALEDVEALHPRKERWHIFPSSSRAGGTDLSAILGLTCLVLIVFL